The DNA segment caggtgcttcatataaaattatacaaaggtcttatgagtttcatcatcttttagccatgagatctgctgacattttatggccctttctgatgtcggtcagttaaccagaaaacttatttttccaggggtgattttttcttaaatcaggcgccaccctacaaataaagttgcattcctataggatgagggtgtagtgagttacaatcaagaaaggaatttacttaacttaaggtttaacatgattaatcttaaaggttaatacttatttctcctatatgctagttatattcattataagggcaggaatatggagatttagcagcaaatattggctcaacaaatgtaaacccttcaccaatgttccccctaagatctattttgtcttaagatagtgataaagttacatttttacatagcatagtgatttatagtgttttataacaaagtacagtgatctataacaaaagagaagattcattaactcaaaagtctagtattgctaacatcaacaactactatatttccttttttatattccaaacacattgattaatatattcccaggtgcctaaggatatggaggcctgatggcaatcattgactcatcattGAAAAAAGCCCtacgctaatactccaaactctctgtgctgtttatgcttgagaggttgtcacacgagctagtctgtcagcagagaggtttgacctgagacatccttgtcacacccagggcagggaattagcagtaattattggcacgacaaatgaagaaaaaacccttcaccaatattattcctaatcaacccactatactatactaatgatcttctaacttctcaaaagagtttgtatttagaaagttttaaaacatcccgtgcctctcacagttgggaggctgtaaacaatcacatgcagccgaacgagcctgatcaggcaggccagagaacctccagagttcgtaagttgaaacactcttgtcacgcccacgaatttttattaactggagctgcaagttaactccttctctgagagaaatggttatgggggagagctccccgtaaagtactctggttttgggggtagatgcttgggaacagggggtttcctgaggcttgatcacgcctttgcgtatgccaagcttccttcctcatgacctttgccatgggcggagttcctcacgctggcccccaacACTTATTAATCTTACAACTGAAGTTTGGCTGAATTATTTTCTGAAGGCAATAGAACAGAatccatttccttccctttttcagTTTCTAGAGAGCACCCAGCTTCCTAAGTCCGTGAGCCCCTTCTCTGCTTTTCCGGCCAGCAATATCAAATCTCTCTGACTTCTATAGTCTTATCTCCCTCTGATTCTCCTGTTTCCCTCTTCTGTCTTTAAGAGCATTTGGATTACATTAGGTCCACCTGGATAATCTAGGCTACTGTTTCTATCTCGAAGTCAGCTGACTAGCAAAACTTAATCCCTGTTTGCTGTTCAACCTTTCCAGAGATTGGATGTAAACATCTTTGGGGGACTGTTAACTTTGTTTACCACATCACCTGtaaccctttcttctttcctttgtcGCAAATTCCAAAAAGTTCTCACTAAATTTAGCATTTAATTGTAATAACTAACTCATCACTATTTCCTGGTACATGTAATTACTCTAATTCTTATAAATTCTGATTTCTCTTTTATTGAACATTActatttcttatattttgatatttaagtgttagtcactcagtcatgcccgactctttgcgaccccatggactgcagctcaccaggttcctctgtccatgagattttccaggcaatgatactggagtgggttgccatttccttctccatttttacATTAAAAGCTACCATAAATCACGtttttatgaaatagaaaaggaaCAATTTCAGACCAATAACCACCACAATGTAGATTCAAACATTCTTCACAGAATAGCAAAATGTGAAAACAACAGTcagtaatgtttttttaaaaaaataattcattatgGACATAGAAATGTCCTATATCTTGACTAGGGAGATAGTCGCATGAGTGAACTTTTGTCACAGTTTATCAAACTGTACAATTAAAATAAGTGCATtttcaagacaggaaaaaagacacagatgtgtataacggacttttggactcagagggagagggagagggtgggatgatttgggagaatggcattctaacatgtatactatcatgtaagaattgaatcgccagtctatgtctgacgcaggatacagcatgcttggggctggtgcatggggatgatccacagagatgttatggggagggaggttgggaggggggttcatgtttgggaacacatgtaagaattaaagatttaaaaaaaaaaaaagaaaagaaatatgtggaaaaataaaaaataaaaataaataagtgcatTTTACGTAATTAACTTCTACcttcacaaaatttatttttaagtaagttCCAATATATCTCTGCCttgattttgtaaaaataaagtacTTCCAAAAGTACAGAATGTGTGTAGAGATAAATAAGAGAATCACCTTCAAAGTGACAAAGTTTAATTCAATATaaatatgttgctgttgttgatttaactgctaagtcatgtccaattctttgagatccatggactatagcctgccaagctcccctgcccatggaatttcccaggcaagaatactggagtggcttgccattcccttctcaagggaatcttccctacccagggattgaactcacatctccctGCACTGGCAAacggattctttatctctgagcaaCTAGGGAAGCCAATAAATATCATATAAAGCTTAAATAAACACcttgaaaatacatttgaaaacagGATCACTGTAATGTATAAAACATAGGTGTAATGTACAGCTTCCCAGAGGCAAAACCTACAGAACTGTACAAATCAAACAAGTAGGTTCTCTCAGAACTCTCCCTGTTCCTGAAACTAAGACTATGCCCCCAAAGTCTGTGTGTTCTTTTACGGGTGAAACTAGAAGTTTTCTTTAAACTTGTCCAGATCCTTTTCCCTTACATGTGACAACAtgtatgttttcctttatttaagtAATAGTTGTTAAGTCCCCCTCCTTAGTACAGAAGTCTAGCCTGAAATGACTCTCCAGCTCATTTCACCTAACAACTTTGATTTCTTACTCTTAGTCACTCATGAAACATATGACCAAAATAATATCTGTAATTCCAAGTCCATCATGTACATGATTTCATGGAAAAAACTTGCCTCTGCCTGAGATGCTTCATGGCATTTTTCACTTCCTCATTCCTCAAGGTGTAAATGAGGGGATTCAGCACAGGGGTGACCAGCGTGTAGAAGACAGATACCACCTTGTCACTGGAGAAGTTGGTGTCTGGATGAGTGTAGAGGAAGATACATGGCCCAAAGAAGAGGGCAACCACCAGGAAGTGGGTTGAGCAGGTCGACAGGGCTTTCCTGCGCCCTTCAGCTGACTGTTTTCTAAGAGAAACCAAGATGACCGTGTAGGAGGTGACCAAagccagaaaacagaagagggagATGGTCCCACTATTGGACACAATCAGCATTCCTGTGAGATATGTGTCTGTGCAGGCCAGCTTGATGACAGGGGGAACATCACAGAAGTAACTATCAATTATGTTGGGGCCACAGTAAGGTAGGCGAATGGTCAAGAAGGTCTGCACCAGTGAGTGAACGGTACCCCCCAACCAGAGAGCAAAGACAAGCTGTACGCAGAccctcatgtccatcacattgggGTAGTGTAATGGCGCACAGATGGCTACATAACGATCATAGGCCATAACGGTCAGCAGAAAGATCTCAGCACAGGCAAACAGATGTAGGAAGAAGAGCTGTGCAATGCAATGATCAAAGGAAATGGTCTTCCTCTCCAAAAGCAAACCCTCCAGCATCTTGGGCACAGTGACAGATGAGTGGCAGatatcaataaaggacagattgCTCAGGAAGAAATACATGGGGATATGAAGACGTGGAGTAAAGACTATGGTAACCATGATCAGAATGTTCCCCAAAAGGGTTAGCACATACATGACTGAGAATGCCATGAAAAATAATATCTGCAGTACCCAGTTATCAGTGAGTCCCAAGAAGACAAATTGAGTCACTCTTGTTTGGTTCAGAGCATCCATCCAATGAGCTTCCAAAGGACCttgtgggggggaaaaaaaacatgaaCAGTAATTTAGCCTTAATGTTATAGGAGTGGAACTAACAGAAGTGACTCTGAATTTCTATCTGGGTTGCTTATTTATTATCATGGTATGTAGAGTATAAGATCAATTTAATTGTAATTGTTATAATATATCCagtcttccttggtggttcagtcggtaaagaatctgcctgcaatgcaggagactgcttgcaatataggagacccaggtttgatccctgagtcaggaagatcccctggagaaggatgacaacccactccagtattcttgcctgaaaaatcccattgatacagaagcctgacgggctgcagtccctggggttgcaagagtcagacacgacttagcaactaaactacataTTATACCCAGTATATATCAGGAGCCATTCCATGCACTTTATATACACCATTCTGTTTAGCCATAACTGTACCATTGCATGGGCTTCCgcactggctcagcagtaaagaatctgcctgagcaATGattaccctgtatgcaagacagccaaaaagacacagatgtgcatagcggacttttggattcagagggagaagtagagggtgggatgatttgggagaatggcattgaaacatgtatactatcatgtaagaatcgaatcaccagtctatgtccaatgcaggatacagcatgcttggtgctggtgcacggggatgacctagagggatgttgtggggagggaagtgggaggggggttcatgtttgggatcgcatgtacacccgtggtggattcatgtcaatgtatggcaaaaccaatacagtattgtaaaataaaataaagtaaaactaaaaattaaaataaaaaaaaaaagaatctgcctgcaatgcaggaaccatgagatgtgggtttgatccctgggtggggaagatcccctggagcagggcatggcaactgcctcagtattcttgcctggagaatcccattggcagaggagcctggctggctacagtccatagagtcacagatagtcagacaggactgaagcaacttagcacacatgaacGCACCATTGCATAAGCGTTATTGTTCCTGTCTTGCAGGTAAGCAAGCTctacaagaataaataaattgccCAAAACCCTTAGCCACGAGTTGGgtgatttctttcatttcagtCTAACCCACAGGCAACACCAATTTAGAATTCTAAAATACCACTCCCAGCTAAAATCATTCACTATTCCACTCTTTCTATCAAAAATACCTTCAAAGCCTGCAACTGTCTGCtacatttatttttcaggtaCAGGATCTTCTCTCCAACCAAGCATGCTACCTCCATCTTGTTACTTTCCAAAATCCTTGTTCACATGTGGTGAATTCATATAACTATAATGTTTGGCCTTCActtccctaagcctcagttttctgaacTGTAGCATAGGAACTAGACATCTTTTCTATGTGATTAGTTGTAGCAGATGTCTAGGGCTTCTGTCAAAAAGATCAAGAGAGAAGCCAAGGTATGGGAAGAATTTCTGACTCTGAAGGATATCATAAAAAAttgaagcccatatatatgtttaagaaaaaatctaaacaactgacaaaaggttaatttccaaaatatgcaagcagctcatacagctcaatatcagaaaaacaaacaacccgatCAAAAAGTGGTAAAaacacctaaacagacatttctccaaagaagacattcagatggctaacaaatacatgaaaaggtgctcaatatcgctcattattggagaaatgcaaatcaaaactacaatgagatgtcacctcataccaatcagaatggccatcatcaaaaagtctaaaaacaataaatgctggagagaatgtggagaaaaggaaatgctcttgcactgttggtggcaatgtaaattgggACAGCCACTgtgaagacagtatggagattccttaaaaaactagaaataaaaccagcaTAGGACCCAGaaatctcactcctaggcatataccctgaggaaaccaaaactgaaaaaaacacatgtatctcATCAttccttgcagcactatttacaatagctagaacctagattcactttcacttttcactttcatgccttggagaaggaaatggcaacccactccaatgttcttgcctgaagaatcccagggatggggaagcctggtgggctgccatctgtggggttgcacagagtcggacacgactgaagcaacttagcagcagcagcagatgttcatcaacagacgcatggataaagaagttgtggtacatatacacaatggaatcttactcagccataaaaaggaacgcatttgagtcagttctgatgaggtggatgaactagaacctattatacagactgaagtgagtcagaaagagaaagatgaatatcgtattctaatgcatatctacggaatctagaaaaatggtactgaataatttattttcagggcagcagtggagaagtaGACATggaaaatagacttatggacatggggagaggggaggagagggtgagatgtacggaaagagtaatatggaaacttacattgccatatttaaaatagagagccaatgggaatttgctgtatggctcaggaaactcaaacagaggctctgaatcaacctagaggggtggggtagggagggagatgtgagggaggttcaaaagggagggatatatgtatacctataactccagtactttggccacctcatgtgaagagttgactcattggaagaaactctgatgctgggagggattgggggcaggaggagaaggggacgacaaaggatgaggtggctggatggcatcactgactcgatggacatgagtctgagtgaaatccgggagttggtgatggacagggaggcctggcatgctgcgattcatggggtcgcaaagagtcggacacaactgagcgactgaactgaactgatggctgattcatgttgaggtttgacagaaaacaacaaaattctgtaaagcaattatccttcaattaaaaaataaatttaaaaaaaaagaaaaaatctaatgAAAAGCGCTAAACTTTGGGATTGGCTGAAATTTTCAAAGCCAAGATAGTTTCCTTTATGTCCTTAGGCTGTTCCCAGGGGCAGCAGATGGTAGTTATTGCTTCTTTAGCTCCAGAGAAATTTTTTTACTGTTAGTAAACAGAGTTTTTGCTCTGGTTTTAAAAAGAGGTGGGCTGAGACTTTGACAAAGGGTCACTTTAGAAAAATTACATAGCCTCTCTgaacttcacttcagttcacttcagttcagtcactcagtcatgtctgactctttgtgacctcatgaactgcagcacgccaggccttgctgttcatcaccaactcctggagtccacccaaacccatgtccattcagtcggtgatgccatcaaaccatctcatcctctgtcgtccccttctcctcctgcccttaatctttcccagcatcaggatcttttcaaatgagtcaccttcacatcaggtggccaaagtattggagtttcagcgtcaacatcagtccttccaatgaacacccaggactgatctccttcagaatggactggttggatctccttgcagtccaagggactctcaagagtcttctccaacaccacagttcaaaagcatcaattcttcggcactcagctttctttatagtccaactctcacatccatatatgattactggaaaaatcatagccttgactagatggacctttgttgacaaagtaatgtctctgctttttaatatgctgtctaggttggtcataactttccttccaaggagtaagtgtcttttaatttcatggctgcaatgaccatctacaccatctgcagattttggagaccaagaaaataaagtcagccactgtttcccctgtttcccctctttccccatctatttgccatgaagtgatgggactggaagccatgatcttagttttctgaatgttgagctttaagccaactttttcactctcttctttcactttcatcaaggggctctttagttcttcactttctgccataagggtggtgtcatctgcatatctgaggttattgatatttctcctggcaatcttgattccagcttgtgcttcttccagcccagtttcctcatatgtacaaatcaatccctgggtcaggaagatcccctggaggaagaaatggcaacctgctacagtattcttgcctggaaaatgccacagatagaggagccaggcgggctatagtccatataaccagacacaactgaagcaatttagcacatagGCACGAATGCACACAAACCTACTTCACAAACTGTTATTCAAGTGGCCAACATATAGCCCAGCACTTGTAATGCATGAAAGTCTTCTTTATATTATAACTAAGAGATATCtgcaaaaaaaatcccaaaaatCCCTAAGAGAGAAAATGTAGGTCATGTATTTAGTAGCCTAAAATAAGAACTGCAAAAAAGCAGGTGATAAAAAGtgagagggatttccctggtggaccagtgggcTAAGACTACAGGCCCCCAATGCAGGcggcctgtgttcaatccctcgttggggaactagatcccacatactgcaactaagagttcatatgctgcaactaaagagcctgcatGCAAGATCTTTTCTTGCATCTAGGATCATTTATTTACatgcagtgaaataaataaatatgaaagagagagagaaagaaaaagagagagggctCACTGGTTAATCAAACAATATTTAGTGAATGCTCCAACAGCATCTGTGCCCAAGGAATATTCTTTCCCCAGACTTCCCAGAGCTCtatctttctcatttttaaggTTTTATCTCAAATATGACCCTTGCATGGAGGCCCTGCAGACAACTATAACCAAAAGAACAACCTCTCACTTACACAATATCCTAGTCCATCTCTTTTGTAGCACTTATAAAGACTGGAAATTATCTAAATTATTTGCATTCATATCTACTGTCTGCTTTTACAAATATAAACCCTTCGAGGACAAAGACTAGATCTCTTTGGTTTATGACTACATCCCCAAAGCTTGTGTTCAGCAGTGAATGAGATCCCAACTCCCAGCCATAATAAGTTCAGCAATGACTAAGACTTCCATGCTTTAAACTACAGAAGCCCCTGAAGAAATGCTAAGGAGTTTCTGCCCTAAAGAgtccataaaaacaaaaacatttacgataaaaataacaacaagtaTACACTGCCAGTTGAAAGTAGATTTTAAGTCTCctggtttttaaagattttattcttCTGAAAAGATGCAGAGCACCTCCTTCAACTGTCCCATTAcatctttctctgtgtctcttcaaCCTTCGCACTCTTTGTCCACCATCATGCTGATCTGTTTTATacttatattatattttatatctgttctatgtttttcttatgcctgaaaataaaaaagtctgGAGGGCTGAAGAAGTATAATCAAAAAGTTGGAGAGGTGAGGCACATTGAAATGACCAATATACCTGCAGGGAAGAAATGTACACAAAAAAACACTGTTATTCTTAGTTTTTGGTGACACATGATTAGTGCTATCTTGCTGTAAACACATTAAATTTCACTCCTTCCTTCGGTCATCCAGTAAACTCACAGATGGACTGACCCATAAataattttgcagatgaggacctTTAAGTGTAGAAACATAGAACAAAAGTATTAGCTCAACAAATACTTTTGCATGATTATAAACTctccaatattttaaattattacttttagaaattatttattaGAAATGAATTTACTAGCTCAAAAATTGTGACTCAAAATACAGTGTTgtcaaactgctttccaaaatgTTGGCAGGGTTGAGTTAATTTACTCATGGTCACTCACTTAGCAATTGGTTGAAACAGGATTTGAATTTCCTGTTCAAAAGATTTTCCTATTTCCAAAAGCCTACACTCTCAACCTCTGTGCCATGCtgcttaaaagcaaaaaatataaaatgtcctTTAAGGAGGAAGAAAGTGCGAGTATGCACCTCCTGAAGGAAGAGAAACATCTCATTCATAAAGTATGTGGCACAAAGGAGAAACTCACCAAATATCCCATGaactaattgaaaaaaatatttgtaaagtaaCACTGAAATGAAGTTTCAAAATTTGGGAGGAAGTTGATCTGtgcattaaaatatttgtctagatttttaaggaaaaccATAAAAATCTTATCTACAAAGGGGCAACCGAACAAAAAGGACTAGAGTCCCCACTGGATATCACTGTTGTTATATTGATGTATATtggtatttttcataaaatgctacaagaaaataaaaatctgtcccTTCCTATCCTTTCCGTGCCATCTGCCTTTCTCCCAAGAGCTCCACAATTCCCACACCAGCTCTGCAATGGAGA comes from the Budorcas taxicolor isolate Tak-1 chromosome 10, Takin1.1, whole genome shotgun sequence genome and includes:
- the LOC128054443 gene encoding olfactory receptor 1509: MDALNQTRVTQFVFLGLTDNWVLQILFFMAFSVMYVLTLLGNILIMVTIVFTPRLHIPMYFFLSNLSFIDICHSSVTVPKMLEGLLLERKTISFDHCIAQLFFLHLFACAEIFLLTVMAYDRYVAICAPLHYPNVMDMRVCVQLVFALWLGGTVHSLVQTFLTIRLPYCGPNIIDSYFCDVPPVIKLACTDTYLTGMLIVSNSGTISLFCFLALVTSYTVILVSLRKQSAEGRRKALSTCSTHFLVVALFFGPCIFLYTHPDTNFSSDKVVSVFYTLVTPVLNPLIYTLRNEEVKNAMKHLRQRQVFSMKSCT